A single window of Huiozyma naganishii CBS 8797 chromosome 10, complete genome DNA harbors:
- the APC11 gene encoding anaphase promoting complex subunit 11 (similar to Saccharomyces cerevisiae APC11 (YDL008W); ancestral locus Anc_3.190), with protein MKLDIKRVNPVFTWSWDTRDPAAAKDRQYPFLYNYYPVDVEKAHLENGNAVDGDEDEDVCGICRASYNGTCPSCKIPGDSCPLVAGLCHHHFHYHCIFRWLDTNTSKGLCPMCRQQFQLNSKLPINRPYLEKFESITKAIRERVFLDEAFDGNSQQEEYGNEMPSDSGGTGQERRSADQSDLEEDEEEQEDSFYGHLDVNIE; from the coding sequence ATGAAACTGGATATCAAGAGAGTGAACCCCGTTTTCACTTGGTCCTGGGATACAAGAGACCCAGCAGCTGCAAAGGATAGGCAGTACCCGTTCCTTTACAACTATTATCCTGTGGACGTTGAAAAGGCACATCTTGAGAACGGTAATGCTGTCGATGgagacgaggatgaagatgtGTGTGGTATATGCAGGGCAAGCTACAACGGGACCTGTCCCAGCTGTAAGATTCCCGGTGATTCGTGCCCTCTCGTAGCTGGGCTATGCCATCACCACTTCCACTACCATTGTATTTTCAGATGGTTGGACACGAACACCTCTAAGGGGCTCTGTCCAATGTGTCGACAGCAGTTTCAACTGAATTCAAAACTGCCCATCAATCGACCCTATCTGGAGAAATTTGAGAGTATAACGAAGGCCATCAGAGAGAGAGTTTTTTTAGATGAAGCATTCGACGGGAACAGCCAACAGGAGGAGTATGGAAACGAAATGCCGTCAGATAGCGGTGGGACGGGACAAGAGCGCCGTTCCGCAGATCAATCTGACTTggaagaggacgaagaggagCAAGAGGATAGTTTTTATGGCCACCTCGACGTCAACATCGAATAA
- the IPP1 gene encoding inorganic diphosphatase IPP1 (similar to Saccharomyces cerevisiae IPP1 (YBR011C); ancestral locus Anc_3.191), producing the protein MVYTTRQIGAKNTLDYKVYIEEDGKPVSPFHDIPLYADKANNVFNMVVEIPRWTNAKLEITKEEALNPIVQDTKKGKLRFVRNCFPHHGYIHNYGAFPQTWEDPNEMHAETKAAGDNDPVDVLEIGETIAYTGEVKQVKVLGIMALLDEGETDWKVIAIDVRDPLAPKLNDIEDVEKYFPGLLKATNEWFRIYKIPDGKPENQFAFSGEAKNKKYALDIIRETNESWKKLIAGKAPDSKGIDLTNTTLSDTPTFAAAAASAVPQASPKEDAPIDKSIDKWFFISGSA; encoded by the coding sequence ATGGTTTACACTACTAGACAGATTGGTGCTAAGAACACTTTGGACTACAAAGTGTACATTGAGGAGGACGGGAAGCCCGTGTCCCCATTTCACGACATTCCATTGTACGCCGACAAGGCCAACAATGTGTTCAACATGGTTGTTGAGATCCCCAGATGGACCAATGCGAAATTGGAGATCACGAAGGAGGAGGCCCTGAACCCTATTGTCCAGGACACAAAGAAGGGTAAGTTGAGATTTGTTCGTAACTGTTTCCCTCACCACGGGTACATCCACAACTACGGTGCCTTCCCACAGACGTGGGAGGACCCCAACGAGATGCACGCTGAGACCAAAGCTGCCGGTGACAACGATCCAGTGGACGTGTTGGAGATCGGTGAGACCATTGCGTACACCGGTGAAGTGAAGCAAGTGAAAGTGTTGGGGATCATGGCCTTGTTGGATGAAGGTGAGACTGACTGGAAAGTGATTGCCATTGACGTGAGGGACCCTCTTGCGCCCAAGTTGAACGACATCGAGGACGTCGAGAAGTACTTCCCTGGGCTTTTGAAGGCGACGAACGAGTGGTTCCGGATCTACAAGATCCCAGACGGCAAGCCCGAGAACCAGTTCGCCTTCTCCGGTGAGgcaaagaacaagaagtacgCCTTGGATATCATCAGAGAGACCAACGAGTCCTGGAAGAAACTGATCGCCGGTAAGGCCCCAGACTCCAAAGGCATCGACTTGACCAACACCACTCTGTCCGACACACCAACGTTCGCTGCCGCCGCGGCGAGTGCCGTCCCACAGGCGTCTCCAAAGGAGGACGCCCCAATTGACAAGTCCATTGACAAATGGTTCTTTATCTCTGGGTCAGCCTAA
- the KNAG0J01240 gene encoding uncharacterized protein (Ty like retrotransposon) translates to MSRLELWTQKPHDFIPITFAFLNRRIESALQNSFKYKVILYALNHGTCLDKGVNPREYIKLIIRTLIAVKERRYIVDESEKNVNHFLQFFIIQETA, encoded by the coding sequence ATGAGCAGATTGGAATTGTGGACTCAGAAACCACATGATTTTATTCCAATCACCTTTGCCTTTCTCAATCGCAGAATTGAATCAGCATTGCAGAACAGCTTTAAATATAAAGTCATTTTGTATGCACTTAATCATGGTACATGCTTAGATAAAGGAGTTAATCCAAGAGAATATATTAAACTTATTATCCGGACTCTGATTGCAGTAAAGGAAAGAAGATATATTGTAGACGAATCAGAGAAAAATGTGaatcattttcttcaattcttcataattcaagaaactgcttgA
- the MAF1 gene encoding RNA polymerase III-inhibiting protein MAF1 (similar to Saccharomyces cerevisiae MAF1 (YDR005C); ancestral locus Anc_3.197) has protein sequence MKFIDELDVERVNQTLNFETSDCKITGGCDIFTTKAVASDKKLYKAIDQHLEMMLQENESYNQAVQQQKLIEANASLLPSPFSYGRRDSTSFWEQKRRMSITDSNIKNHINQLNSTLINGFGSPSSSNEQQQQQQQQQQHSPVIKSSKLNEQNLKELVMSADTGYISSSSVESNSTGRKHRTGNSTAHTTINDNENPHTKKKTKRASSTSSQHSNMRTPTIRRSSLNETSTKINIGPFGPINEPSSRRTFAYLIAILNASYPDHDFSSLEPNDFTKNSLKGFVSKFENSLYSLGKQPEEWIWEVINSHMTMPDCVVYQYSPSKSFLEDEPGYLWSLMFFLFNKKRKRVAFVYLIASRLKKEGIERYSFSTNTNKRTTIGYDDDIFQGDYDLTNDENAIADDSENDYLSESELV, from the coding sequence ATGAAGTTTATCGATGAATTAGACGTTGAAAGAGTCAATCAGACTCTTAACTTTGAGACTTCCGACTGTAAGATTACAGGCGGGTGCGATATCTTCACGACGAAGGCTGTGGCCTCCGATAAAAAGCTGTATAAAGCGATAGACCAACATCTGGAGATGATGttgcaagaaaatgaaagctaCAACCAGGCCGTGCAACAGCAAAAACTGATAGAGGCAAATGCCTCGTTGTTGCCTTCACCTTTCTCGTATGGGAGAAGGGACAGTACTTCATTTTGGGaacagaagaggaggatgtCCATTACAGACTCTAACATAAAAAATCACATCAACCAGCTGAACTCTACGCTTATCAATGGCTTTGGTTCTCCCAGTAGCAGTaacgagcagcagcagcagcagcagcagcagcaacaacatAGTCCTGTTATTAAAAGCTCGAAGCTgaatgaacaaaatttaaaGGAACTGGTTATGAGTGCAGACACAGGTTACATAAGTTCATCATCTGTCGAGTCCAATTCGACGGGTCGTAAACACAGGACGGGGAATAGTACGGCACACACCACTATTAACGACAATGAGAACCCTCAtaccaaaaagaaaaccaaGAGAGCCAGTAGTACCAGCAGTCAACACAGCAACATGAGGACACCTACGATAAGAAGGTCGTCGTTGAATGAAACCTCCACAAAGATAAATATTGGGCCATTTGGCCCAATTAATGAGCCCTCTAGCAGGAGAACGTTTGCGTATCTTATTGCCATTCTGAATGCGTCTTATCCGGACCACGATTTCTCATCCTTAGAACCAAACGATTTTACCaagaactctttgaaagggTTTGTCTCCAAGTTCGAAAACTCTCTTTACTCGTTGGGGAAGCAGCCAGAAGAATGGATTTGGGAGGTGATAAATTCACACATGACAATGCCAGACTGTGTCGTTTACCAGTATAGCCCATCGAAGTCCTTCTTGGAGGACGAGCCCGGTTATCTTTGGAGCTTAAtgttttttctgttcaataagaagagaaagagggTTGCATTCGTTTATTTGATTGCCTCTCGATTGAAAAAGGAAGGCATTGAAAGATACTCCTTTTCAACCAACACGAATAAAAGAACGACTATCGGTTATGACGACGATATTTTCCAGGGAGATTATGATTTAACGAATGATGAGAATGCAATTGCAGATGATTCCGAAAATGACTATCTCTCAGAGTCGGAGTTAGTTTGA
- the RAD57 gene encoding putative DNA-dependent ATPase RAD57 (similar to Saccharomyces cerevisiae RAD57 (YDR004W); ancestral locus Anc_3.198), producing MDLYDELPQSKLLYDSEFTQLLESCRRYEVSVIDFLSLNARELANLTQRSITEVIKFQNALFGELNNQFQKKNKIVPIMDFEGPHPFTTGDVTLDELLNGGIYTQSITEIFGASSTGKSQLLMQMALSVQLPRQTNGLGGKCVYITTEGDLPTKRLEEMIASRDEFTENCVSQKNIFTVSCNDLMNQEHILNVQLPVLLERNAGDIKLVIIDSISHHLRVELVNKSYQEAQENKFYIDQLAESLLSIATKYDIAIVVANQVSDKPVIDPNSLTRQFITDFDYQLGYMVGWKSSSIMYRYKHGEINSYKLAKPQLDVHRSIANDILSDDDEYSLIADEMDKVIRERNSQEQGSNNMTKPSQGQFKDRSLEENDTTRNSKPAGQDERSSFQVYGKMKRKLDNRVPNLGISWANHIATRILLSKSYKASPMIRRGELTLYNSFDDSAFWQVKRTINLVFSTYGESGEANYVISPSGIEVVE from the coding sequence ATGGACCTGTACGACGAACTGCCACAAAGTAAACTACTTTATGATTCTGAGTTTACCCAATTACTAGAGTCGTGCAGAAGATATGAGGTCAGCGTAATTGATTTTCTGTCGCTGAACGCCAGGGAGTTGGCAAACCTTACTCAAAGGTCCATAACAGAGGTAatcaaatttcaaaatgcTTTATTTGGAGAGTTGAATAatcaatttcaaaagaagaataagaTTGTACCGATAATGGATTTCGAGGGTCCGCATCCTTTCACTACAGGAGACGTAACCCTGGATGAATTGTTGAATGGGGGAATATATACACAAAGCATAACGGAGATATTTGGTGCATCGTCAACGGGAAAATCACAGCTTTTAATGCAAATGGCACTGAGTGTCCAACTACCTAGACAAACGAATGGCCTCGGTGGTAAGTGCGTGTATATTACGACGGAGGGAGACCTACCTACGAAAAGACTCGAGGAAATGATTGCAAGCAGAGACGAATTTACTGAAAACTGCGTCTCCCAGAAAAACATATTTACTGTTAGTTGCAACGATCTGATGAATCAAGAACATATTTTGAACGTTCAGCTTCCAGTTCTGTTAGAAAGGAATGCAGGTGATATCAAACTTGTGATCATAGATTCCATCTCGCATCATTTACGAGTAGAACTCGTTAACAAGTCATATCAAGAAGCACAAGAGAACAAATTCTATATTGATCAACTGGCCGAAAGTTTGCTCTCCATTGCTACAAAATATGACATCGCTATAGTAGTAGCCAATCAAGTGAGCGATAAACCGGTAATAGACCCTAATAGTCTAACTCGCCAGTTTATTACGGATTTTGATTATCAACTGGGTTATATGGTTGGTTGGAAAAGCTCAAGCATAATGTACCGATATAAGCATGGAGAGATAAACTCATACAAACTTGCTAAGCCTCAGCTTGATGTGCATAGATCCATAGCCAACGATATATTATCGGATGACGACGAGTACTCGTTAATTGCTGACGAAATGGATAAAGTCATACGGGAAAGAAACTCTCAAGAACAGGGATCAAATAACATGACAAAGCCTTCGCAGGGACAATTTAAAGACAGATCattggaggagaacgacACGACGCGCAATTCTAAACCTGCCGGGCAAGATGAGCGCAGTTCATTTCAAGTTTATGGCAAGATGAAAAGGAAACTGGACAACCGAGTTCCGAACCTTGGAATATCGTGGGCAAACCACATAGCGACAAGAATACTGTTGAGCAAATCTTACAAGGCCTCTCCAATGATACGACGTGGAGAACTCACTCTGTATAATAGTTTTGATGATTCTGCATTTTGGCAGGTGAAAAGGACAATCAACCTCGTCTTCTCCACATATGGAGAGTCAGGGGAAGCAAATTATGTCATAAGCCCAAGTGGCATTGAGGTAGTTGAATAA
- the SOK1 gene encoding Sok1p (similar to Saccharomyces cerevisiae SOK1 (YDR006C); ancestral locus Anc_3.195) gives MEHPRTQSVAAAAAAAAATTGAAASSGAAGKGPATTGSSNPGGGPGASGSGTSGNGSGNAGGAGDGNSGGASSGGAGASGAGGNGSANNRRSNNTTLSKQTSISLGVSSSSSSSSSSSISPSAATVTRGAHHLQPQDQEDSMDLDEDPILPENINMRDYTEILRRNNFLNSTGTITPSINNQNTAENSKNNNIGGGSSSSSSGGPSTDNPTSGDDDEDESAGAMDHNYGEVAVPLPLQASSTAGPQPNTIFKPFDSKTGRFLRGSQNTTTGAAAAAAASAVHTDNQGFNAPVGGAAAVVADYTVREMSPASAMLLSRIRARSHSVPTILHSSLRRLTASNNVFYNRNQGNLATVSDTNNNNSNSHATNINIPNVHASNNNPYSVMKKKSPRSHHQHHYHQKDKHNQQLHHHLYLLPSNTGINSSSVAASNQASDPAYSQPSSSSSSGVSSNDFSGLNNNTTGTTSSSSSSLKQAISFAEQVINTSNNISFVRGKPKRNQAVVLQDRINYMKLDNGPMPLPPINLQCLKEIDLQEIVKNPQLRHDIIFDPLLQFRPNLDGERGIKKRHFTDRYWNDVENEIIVYLERPDLFQYRKTRLVPMFDTLREVLLTIVPQKEFYQIMNVLDTELNVQELIKGSSSMSTLAEWLANLFKHHCAPMRDAWVDKMSLKFREAEAEKSLSKLIDGLKLVFQILEAMKLDIANHQIRLLRPALLSNAVEFEKQYFNSLMSSKKPILKSSLTWFNSKFDEYISSGQVTVADKNNISIPEVYKVDLRSVISLLSCRKMVREYPTSLSFDHARLILLRADIRQLVCLLVCRLLFQQLIANDKNLDAATKAYINSTYSNKRLKTEIVSIITDEHGNCRWTKNTLSIAVYLCKVINDLKVDYENKKTVPGGETKTEDKSRLTSLPALDNQKIAFAKSWLSKQTQPLSDVYGVLENRLFKTLEDGIFNRSACTVDGRVKQDFVYLYSNSNGTGSTGKNAGTVDAKEPGKLPAFKYDDGTAGSGNNRNTGVFAFTEMEEFENIYRHLYTCINLHWSVFGGHYIESLGDKLHGG, from the coding sequence ATGGAGCATCCAAGAACGCAGTCGGTGGCGGCAGCGGCGGCCGCTGCCGCCGCCACAACGGGCGCCGCCGCTTCCAGTGGAGCAGCCGGGAAAGGGCCGGCCACTACAGGTAGCAGTAATCCGGGTGGAGGCCCAGGTGCTAGTGGTAGTGGTACTAGTGGTAATGGTAGTGGCAACGCTGGTGGCGCTGGTGATGGCAATAGCGGAGGTGCGAGTAGTGGCGGCGCTGGTGCCTCTGGCGCTGGTGGGAACGGCTCAGCGAACAACAGGAGAAGTAATAATACCACGTTATCGAAGCAGACGAGTATATCCCTCGGCGtgtcctcttcctcttcgtcttcgtcgtcgtcgtcgatATCGCCGTCGGCAGCCACAGTAACACGGGGTGCGCATCACCTGCAGCCACAAGATCAAGAGGATAGTATGGATCTGGACGAGGATCCCATCCTGCCGGAAAATATAAACATGAGAGACTACACGGAAATACTGCGGagaaacaattttttgaacagtacaGGCACTATAACTCCATCCATCAATAATCAAAACACTGCCGAGAACAGCAAGAATAACAAcattggtggtggtagcagcagcagcagtagtgGAGGCCCAAGTACGGACAATCCGACAAgtggtgatgatgacgaggatgagtCAGCTGGTGCAATGGATCACAATTATGGCGAAGTCGCAGTACCGTTACCCTTACAAGCATCGTCAACGGCGGGACCACAGCCGAATACCATATTTAAACCATTTGATTCAAAGACAGGACGGTTTCTAAGGGGCAGTCAGAATACAACAactggtgctgctgctgctgctgctgcttcagCGGTACATACAGATAACCAAGGGTTCAACGCTCCAGTGGGGGGCGCGGCAGCAGTGGTCGCAGACTATACGGTAAGGGAAATGTCACCAGCCTCCGCCATGCTGCTCTCAAGGATAAGGGCAAGATCACACTCTGTGCCTACAATCCTGCATTCGTCGTTACGAAGGCTGACGGCCAGCAATAACGTATTTTACAACAGAAACCAGGGGAACCTTGCCACTGTCTCTGACACTAATAACAACAATAGCAACAGTCACGCAACTAACATCAATATTCCAAACGTCCATGCATCTAATAACAACCCTTACAGCGTCATGAAAAAGAAGTCACCCAGGAGtcaccaccagcaccactaccaccagAAGGACAAACACAACCAACAACTGCATCATCACCTATACTTACTGCCTTCGAACACCGGTATCAACTCTTCTTCCGTCGCCGCCTCAAACCAGGCATCAGACCCGGCATACTCACAAccttcatcgtcatcatcgtctgGCGTCTCGTCAAACGACTTCTCCGGTCTCAATAATAATACCACCGGGACCACgtcgtcatcctcatcctcattgAAACAGGCAATATCCTTCGCGGAACAAGTGATAAACACTTCAAACAATATAAGCTTCGTCAGGGGCAAACCGAAGAGAAACCAGGCGGTCGTCCTACAGGACAGAATCAACTACATGAAACTCGACAACGGGCCCATGCCCCTGCCACCAATAAACCTACAGTGCCTCAAAGAGATAGACCTTCAAGAGATCGTCAAGAACCCGCAACTGAGACACGACATCATATTCGACCCTTTGCTTCAGTTTAGACCGAACTTGGATGGCGAGCGCGGGATTAAGAAGAGACACTTCACGGATAGGTATTGGAACGACGTCGAAAACGAGATCATCGTGTACTTGGAGAGACCAGACCTGTTCCAATACAGGAAGACAAGACTCGTGCCGATGTTCGACACGCTGAGAGAGGTTCTGCTGACCATAGTGCCCCAGAAGGAGTTCTACCAGATCATGAACGTGCTGGACACAGAACTGAACGTCCAGGAACTGATCAAGGGGTCTTCCAGTATGTCCACATTGGCAGAGTGGCTCGCTAATCTGTTCAAGCACCACTGTGCCCCCATGAGGGACGCCTGGGTCGACAAAATGAGCCTCAAGTTCAGAGAGGCAGAGGCGGAGAAGTCGCTGTCGAAGCTGATAGACGGACTGAAGTTGGTCTTCCAGATCTTAGAGGCCATGAAGTTGGACATTGCGAACCACCAGATCAGACTGTTGAGACCAGCACTGCTGAGCAACGCGGTCGAGTTTGAAAAACAGTACTTCAACTCGCTGATGTCCTCGAAAAAACCCATACTGAAGTCATCGCTGACCTGGTTCAATTCCAAGTTCGACGAGTACATCTCCTCGGGTCAAGTCACAGTTGCGGACAAAAACAACATTTCGATACCAGAGGTTTACAAAGTAGACCTGAGATCCGTGATAAGTCTACTCTCCTGCCGCAAGATGGTCAGGGAGTACCCAACATCCCTGTCATTCGACCACGCAAGGCTGATTTTATTGAGAGCAGACATCCGTCAGCTAGTTTGTCTACTGGTCTGTCGTCTCCTGTTCCAGCAACTAATCGCGAACGACAAAAATCTGGACGCTGCAACGAAGGCGTACATCAATTCAACGTACAGCAACAAGAGGCTGAAGACGGAGATTGTCAGCATTATAACGGACGAGCACGGCAACTGCAGATGGACCAAAAACACTCTGTCCATTGCGGTGTACCTGTGTAAAGTTATCAACGATTTGAAAGTGGACTacgaaaacaagaaaacggTACCTGGAGGAGAGACGAAAACAGAGGATAAATCCCGACTCACGTCGTTGCCCGCGTTGGATAACCAAAAGATCGCGTTTGCCAAATCGTGGCTATCCAAGCAGACACAGCCGCTGAGCGACGTTTACGGTGTCTTGGAGAACAGATTGTTCAAGACTCTGGAGGACGGTATCTTCAACAGGTCCGCGTGCACCGTTGACGGCCGCGTGAAACAGGATTTCGTCTACCTctacagcaacagcaacgggACAGGTAGCACGGGGAAGAACGCCGGGACCGTCGACGCGAAGGAACCAGGGAAACTTCCAGCGTTCAAATACGATGATGGTACGGCCGGCTCGGGAAACAACAGGAACACCGGTGTGTTTGCGTTCACCGAGATGGAGGAATTCGAAAACATTTACCGCCACCTGTATACGTGCATCAACTTGCATTGGTCCGTATTCGGGGGACATTACATAGAATCATTGGGAGACAAACTACATGGCGGATAG